The following coding sequences are from one Musa acuminata AAA Group cultivar baxijiao chromosome BXJ1-6, Cavendish_Baxijiao_AAA, whole genome shotgun sequence window:
- the LOC103988847 gene encoding lecithin-cholesterol acyltransferase-like 1: MAAGHELHPLVLVPGLSGNQLEARLTEDYLPPLPALQAPQAAGWFRIWMDRSLLLDSAAQRCFAHQLSLFYDPDADDFRNVPGVETRVPFFGSTEGLRFLDPDRKDSSICMDTLVKSLEEIGYQDSLNLFGAPYDFRYSLAGGGHPSKVATQYLRDLRELVEQASKMNGDKPVIILTHSYGGLLTLHLLNRNPSWWRRKFIKHFIALSAPWGGIVAEMFTFISGDTLGMPLVDPLIMREQFRRTESNLWLLPFPKTFGNRPLVVTRDRNYSATNMAEFLQAIGFQEGVKPYVSRILPLLEEMAAPGVPVTCIIGVGVDTPETFLYNGEGKFDESPEVVSGDGDGLVNLASLLALESEWSDAPEQELKVIKIPNATHAGILTQEFAVTEIIRRVLDVNSVPA, encoded by the exons ATGGCGGCCGGTCATGAGCTCCACCCCCTCGTTTTGGTCCCCGGCCTGAGCGGAAACCAGCTCGAGGCCCGGCTGACGGAGGATTACCTCCCGCCCCTGCCCGCCCTCCAAGCTCCGCAAGCCGCTGGCTGGTTCAGGATCTGGATGGACCGCTCCCTCCTCCTGGATTCCGCTGCCCAGCGATGCTTCGCCCACCAGCTGAGCCTCTTCTACGACCCCGACGCCGACGACTTCCGCAACGTGCCCGGCGTCGAAACCCGCGTCCCCTTCTTCGGCTCCACCGAGGGGTTACGATTCCTCGATCCCGACCGCAA GGATTCTTCTATTTGCATGGATACCCTGGTGAAGTCCTTGGAAGAAATTGGGTACCAAGACAGCCTCAACCTTTTCGGAGCACCTTACGATTTCCGATACAGCCTCGCCGGCGGAGGTCATCCATCAAAGGTGGCTACTCAATACCTTCGAGATCTTAGAGAGCTAGTTGAGCAGGCCAGCAAGATGAACGGAGACAAACCTGTGATCATTTTAACACACAGCTATGGTGGATTGCTCACCCTTCATCTCCTTAATCGCAATCCTTCATGGTGGCGCCGAAAGTTCATCAAGCACTTCATAGCACTGTCCGCACCGTGGGGAGGCATCGTTGCGGAAATGTTCACGTTCATCAGTGGAGATACACTAGGGATGCCTTTAGTGGACCCCTTAATAATGAGAGAACAATTCAGGAGAACAGAAAGCAACCTTTGGCTTCTGCCTTTCCCTAAAACATTTGGAAACAGACCACTCGTCGTTACGAGAGACAGGAACTACTCAGCAACCAACATGGCAGAATTCCTGCAAGCAATTGGGTTCCAAGAGGGCGTAAAACCTTATGTATCTCGTATATTGCCGTTGCTAGAGGAGATGGCGGCGCCGGGAGTTCCAGTGACTTGCATTATAGGGGTTGGGGTGGACACTCCTGAAACATTTCTCTACAATGGTGAAGGAAAGTTTGACGAGTCTCCTGAGGTGGTTTCTGGTGATGGGGATGGGTTGGTGAATCTGGCAAGCTTATTGGCACTTGAATCAGAGTGGTCTGATGCTCCAGAACAAGAGCTCAAAGTCATCAAAATCCCAAATGCTACTCATGCTGGCATTCTCACCCAAGAATTTGCCGTAACAGAAATAATAAGACGAGTGTTGGATGTCAACTCTGTGCCCGCATGA